A genome region from Hymenobacter tibetensis includes the following:
- a CDS encoding GPW/gp25 family protein: protein MKSTNQFSMSQEYYRLPLNFEELLQRRPLARCSVQESIAQHLYLMLTTHFGESRFDPGFGCVVWQQDFEVMTTMRWKDNVQRSVELSITEREPRLEQVKVVISIEDFEMKGVNQRIRKRLEVTVRAVLHRTNEPFAFRASLFVAPLAVV from the coding sequence TTGAAGTCAACAAATCAGTTTTCGATGAGCCAGGAGTACTACCGTTTGCCGCTGAACTTCGAGGAGTTGCTTCAGCGTCGGCCGCTGGCCCGCTGCTCGGTGCAGGAGTCTATTGCGCAGCACTTGTATTTGATGCTTACCACTCACTTCGGGGAGTCGCGCTTTGATCCGGGCTTTGGCTGCGTGGTATGGCAGCAGGATTTCGAGGTCATGACCACTATGCGCTGGAAAGACAACGTGCAACGGTCAGTGGAGCTAAGCATTACGGAGCGAGAGCCTCGGCTAGAGCAGGTGAAAGTGGTAATCAGCATCGAGGACTTCGAAATGAAAGGCGTGAATCAGCGAATTCGTAAGCGGCTGGAAGTAACGGTCCGGGCCGTGCTGCACCGTACCAACGAGCCGTTTGCCTTTCGAGCCAGCCTATTTGTGGCGCCCCTCGCCGTGGTGTAA
- a CDS encoding type VI secretion system baseplate subunit TssF — translation MQASEDFTKAGIKSRLTQKAAEMWGYSEADMDGFDPLVQMLLEACAVELEKIGQEINNTQYRLVERLAGLLNPDVVDAPHPAHAVAQAQPREPILHLPADAQFAFQRPAAGRAAAGPAMFFSPLQATRLTEGAVRYLATDSQVWRVETAAQKRLTAVASQTAPAEHRRLWIGLELHPDIESLADLTFYFDWLNEPRREAYFSFLPGETWRLGELVLPVAQGLDASLHDATPLLHQEYDFLQRVEQHVRNFYAPGFVRLLGAPDAELQFYMRETFPATLAPRFSAEVMQTFTQPLVWLEVRFSHALPPEALNTIACGLNCFPVLNRRLNKQLFRLQPALNIFPLQSEEAFLAIREVYSLRNVIFRSTTLSSLQEGATDTYTLRYGAGRFDARSGKEALLELLELLRDESRAFTATGTDFVSNTLRELNQNLARLEERLAQANSELASDPAPYVMLRPHDPNDSVYLEYWSSDGEGGNRLPTGSNLQVYDGHYLDRVQLLTTTTGGRERPRPEERVHALRKNLLSRNRIVTVEDIRAACWAELGNQLGQVRIEKGFRNGTTPTAGFVRCIRVQLTPALGSRLSAPEWQRTAQELQVLLASQSAMNLPYEVSVATN, via the coding sequence ATGCAGGCATCTGAAGATTTCACTAAAGCAGGCATTAAAAGCCGCCTCACCCAGAAGGCCGCCGAAATGTGGGGCTACAGTGAGGCCGATATGGATGGCTTCGACCCGCTGGTGCAAATGCTACTGGAAGCCTGCGCAGTGGAGCTAGAGAAGATAGGCCAAGAAATCAACAATACGCAGTACCGACTAGTAGAGCGCTTAGCGGGCTTGCTCAACCCCGACGTAGTAGACGCGCCCCATCCAGCCCACGCCGTGGCGCAGGCCCAACCGCGCGAACCTATTCTGCACCTGCCTGCCGATGCACAGTTTGCTTTTCAGCGACCAGCAGCGGGCCGGGCAGCGGCGGGCCCGGCCATGTTCTTCTCACCTTTGCAAGCCACTCGCCTCACCGAAGGGGCCGTGCGCTACTTAGCCACCGACAGCCAGGTGTGGCGCGTGGAAACCGCCGCTCAGAAACGCCTGACGGCCGTTGCCAGCCAGACAGCCCCGGCGGAGCATCGTCGCCTTTGGATTGGCTTGGAACTGCACCCCGATATAGAGTCGCTGGCGGACCTAACCTTTTATTTCGATTGGCTGAACGAGCCCCGCCGCGAAGCCTATTTTTCCTTCCTGCCTGGGGAAACCTGGCGGTTAGGCGAGCTGGTGCTACCCGTTGCGCAAGGCCTAGATGCCAGCCTCCACGACGCAACGCCTTTACTCCACCAGGAATACGACTTCCTGCAACGGGTAGAGCAGCATGTGCGCAACTTCTACGCGCCTGGGTTTGTGCGCTTGCTGGGGGCTCCAGATGCAGAGCTGCAATTCTACATGCGCGAAACGTTTCCGGCGACGTTAGCACCGCGCTTCTCAGCGGAAGTGATGCAAACTTTCACGCAGCCGCTGGTTTGGTTGGAGGTGCGCTTTTCTCATGCGCTGCCGCCTGAAGCGTTGAACACCATTGCCTGCGGCCTCAACTGCTTTCCGGTGCTCAACCGGCGGCTCAACAAACAGCTATTTCGGCTCCAACCCGCGCTCAACATCTTCCCTTTGCAGTCGGAGGAGGCGTTTCTGGCAATCCGAGAGGTGTACAGCTTGCGCAATGTGATATTCCGCTCCACTACGCTCAGCAGCTTGCAGGAAGGCGCAACCGATACGTACACTCTGCGCTACGGCGCCGGCCGCTTCGACGCCCGTTCGGGCAAAGAGGCCCTGCTGGAGTTGCTAGAGCTATTGCGCGACGAAAGCCGAGCTTTCACAGCCACTGGCACCGATTTCGTATCCAATACGCTACGCGAGCTAAACCAGAACCTAGCTCGCCTGGAAGAACGCCTCGCCCAAGCCAACTCGGAACTCGCCAGTGACCCGGCCCCCTACGTGATGCTACGGCCGCACGATCCCAACGACAGCGTGTATCTGGAATACTGGTCGAGCGACGGAGAAGGGGGCAACCGACTCCCCACGGGTTCCAACCTGCAAGTTTACGATGGGCACTACCTTGATAGGGTGCAGTTGCTTACCACTACCACCGGCGGCCGAGAGCGGCCCCGGCCCGAAGAACGAGTACACGCGCTGCGCAAAAACCTGCTTAGCCGCAACCGCATCGTGACGGTGGAAGACATTCGGGCGGCGTGTTGGGCCGAGCTAGGCAACCAGCTTGGGCAAGTGCGTATCGAGAAAGGCTTTCGTAACGGCACCACCCCTACGGCGGGGTTTGTCCGCTGCATTCGGGTACAGCTCACGCCCGCGTTGGGCAGTCGGCTGTCTGCCCCCGAATGGCAACGCACAGCCCAAGAGCTGCAAGTGCTATTAGCCAGCCAGTCCGCCATGAATCTGCCCTACGAGGTAAGCGTCGCAACAAACTAA